The Filimonas lacunae genomic sequence TGGCTTTCAGCCTTAAAAAGCCGGAACACAGGTTAAAGCCCTTACCCGAAGTAAGATAAGCATCCACAACACAAACGCATGAAAATAGCATTAATTGGATACGGCAAAATGGGAAAAGCCATTGAAGAAATAGCCGTTGCCAAAGGCCATGAGATAGTATTGAAAATCAACAGCAGCAATACTGCTGATTTCACCACCGAAGCCATTAAAAAAGCGGATGTGGCTATAGAGTTCACTAACCCGCACCTGGCCATAGACAATATTAAAAAGTGCCTGGATGCCGGAGTAGCAGTAGTATGTGGCTCAACAGGCTGGTTAGAGCGTTGGGAAGAAGTTATAGACTACAATACACAGAAAAACGGCGGTTTTTTATTCGCCAGCAATTTCAGCGTGGGTGTAAACCTATTTTTTGAGCTGAACAATTACCTGGCCCGTTTAATGGCCCCACACAGCGAATACAATGTGAGTATGACCGAAATACACCATACTCAGAAAAAAGATGCCCCCAGTGGCACAGCCATTACCCTGGCAGAGGGTGTAATGGCCCATATTACCGGTAAAAAAGGATGGGTAAATGAGCACACAGATAATGCCGCTGACCTGGAAATTATCAGCGAACGTGTAGATCCTACTCCCGGCACACACAGCATCAAATACCATTCAGCTATTGATGATATTGAAAT encodes the following:
- the dapB gene encoding 4-hydroxy-tetrahydrodipicolinate reductase — encoded protein: MKIALIGYGKMGKAIEEIAVAKGHEIVLKINSSNTADFTTEAIKKADVAIEFTNPHLAIDNIKKCLDAGVAVVCGSTGWLERWEEVIDYNTQKNGGFLFASNFSVGVNLFFELNNYLARLMAPHSEYNVSMTEIHHTQKKDAPSGTAITLAEGVMAHITGKKGWVNEHTDNAADLEIISERVDPTPGTHSIKYHSAIDDIEIIHTAHNRQGFASGAVLAAEFMAGKKGVYNMKQVLGF